One segment of Saprospiraceae bacterium DNA contains the following:
- a CDS encoding SIMPL domain-containing protein: protein MQKRLLPFLFSFFTFALSAQVMGNYGEQQKTYQNINFSAQYRGVAKAATFIGDNQLEITLNALSNQKASSYTAIFNLLQLGKTADETNSLLNNRLGGFLADLKNMGIPADDIYVDMVNFLPKYEYDMTKKLFSKKTYTEIPKGFELQKNVHIRYTDPSLLDRIVTAAAKQEIYDIVKVDYFVKDPSAVYSHLRETTFEYLKKIENQYKSLGIHLDSAYLVTAENAWVAYPINRYEKYQAFSAQRLDADENSKITTVDKPISRFYNAVPANDYDIVVNPEILEPAVQFSYNLVARFTLPQRKPLEKTILKKEFIMVTPNGEVKSLKIE from the coding sequence ATGCAAAAACGCTTACTGCCCTTCCTCTTTTCTTTCTTCACCTTCGCCCTCTCTGCCCAAGTAATGGGCAACTACGGGGAACAACAAAAGACCTACCAGAACATCAATTTCAGCGCACAATATCGCGGCGTGGCAAAAGCCGCCACTTTCATCGGCGACAACCAGTTGGAAATCACGCTCAACGCCCTTTCCAACCAAAAAGCAAGCTCGTACACGGCCATTTTCAACCTGCTCCAACTCGGCAAAACCGCCGACGAAACCAACTCCCTTCTCAATAACAGGCTTGGCGGCTTCCTCGCGGATTTGAAAAATATGGGCATTCCCGCCGACGACATTTATGTGGACATGGTCAATTTTTTGCCCAAATACGAATACGACATGACCAAAAAACTCTTTTCCAAAAAGACCTACACCGAAATCCCCAAAGGCTTCGAGCTGCAAAAAAACGTTCACATCCGCTACACCGACCCGTCGCTGCTCGACCGCATCGTGACCGCCGCCGCCAAGCAGGAAATTTACGACATCGTGAAAGTGGATTACTTCGTCAAAGACCCCAGCGCCGTCTATTCCCATTTGCGCGAAACGACTTTTGAATACCTCAAAAAAATTGAGAATCAGTATAAAAGCCTCGGCATCCACCTTGACTCTGCCTACCTCGTCACTGCCGAAAACGCATGGGTGGCCTATCCCATCAACCGCTACGAAAAGTATCAAGCCTTCAGCGCTCAACGCCTCGATGCCGACGAAAACAGCAAAATCACCACCGTTGACAAACCCATTTCCCGATTCTACAACGCAGTGCCCGCCAACGACTACGACATTGTCGTCAATCCCGAAATTCTCGAGCCGGCGGTGCAATTTTCCTACAACCTCGTGGCGCGGTTTACCCTTCCACAACGGAAACCGCTTGAAAAAACCATCTTGAAAAAGGAATTCATCATGGTCACGCCCAACGGTGAGGTGAAATCCCTCAAAATTGAGTGA